In Armatimonadota bacterium, one genomic interval encodes:
- a CDS encoding phosphohydrolase, with protein sequence EIFLSRMVMCRRAAEFLGCSFKLQINGVKLL encoded by the coding sequence CGAGATCTTCCTCTCGCGCATGGTCATGTGCCGCCGGGCGGCGGAGTTCCTGGGGTGCTCCTTCAAGCTGCAGATCAACGGGGTGAAGCTCCTCTAG